In Leptospiraceae bacterium, one DNA window encodes the following:
- a CDS encoding restriction endonuclease, which produces MKKVKLTIQKLKEEAKRFSQIESQYDEPSLFGVTDGKAVGTYLEHKFQKYLHENYDYVEGSSAKGMDFPGLFVDIKVTSIKQPQSSCPFKSARQKIYGLGYSLLVFVYDKQDNEENHTGRLNILHTIYVDDSRTGDFQTTSGLIAIIENQGNIDDIKAFFEERLLPVDEIQAQELAEEVLKNHPQLGYLTISNALQWRLQYSRVIDVAGTISGIHRVS; this is translated from the coding sequence ATGAAAAAGGTCAAATTGACTATTCAAAAATTAAAAGAAGAAGCTAAACGTTTTTCTCAGATAGAATCGCAATATGATGAACCATCTTTGTTCGGCGTAACTGATGGAAAAGCCGTAGGTACATACTTAGAACACAAATTTCAAAAGTATTTGCATGAGAATTATGATTACGTTGAAGGATCTTCTGCAAAAGGCATGGATTTTCCTGGTCTTTTTGTTGATATAAAAGTTACGAGTATCAAACAACCCCAATCATCTTGCCCTTTTAAATCTGCGAGACAAAAAATTTATGGCCTTGGTTATTCTTTATTGGTCTTTGTTTATGATAAGCAAGACAATGAAGAAAATCATACAGGAAGATTAAATATACTTCACACAATCTATGTGGATGATTCTAGAACTGGTGATTTTCAAACTACCTCTGGCTTAATTGCTATAATTGAGAATCAGGGAAATATTGATGATATCAAAGCCTTCTTTGAAGAACGTTTATTACCTGTCGATGAAATCCAAGCTCAAGAGCTTGCTGAAGAAGTATTGAAAAATCATCCGCAATTGGGTTATCTTACAATATCAAATGCATTACAATGGAGACTTCAATATTCCAGAGTTATTGATGTTGCTGGCACAATATCAGGAATTCATAGGGTATCATAA